In Paenibacillus sp. FSL M7-0420, a single genomic region encodes these proteins:
- a CDS encoding TetR/AcrR family transcriptional regulator → MNSKLNLRDKKKEATFYALAVAAFELALEHGMDGFIVDDVVQKAGYSRRTFANYFSCKEEAVAAYFIGNIAAKEKEEANNTLAGQPPDATPLDVLYNLLKLQFTSEFLHKLRQFVSLANQYPSLEPYILNVFRHLQITAQETLEQFTRGRYADGYTHLLVGAVYGAFVPILDGRLNVMLPGEQLSEGSDAMPFEQYLNSMFAYLRNGF, encoded by the coding sequence TTGAATTCCAAACTGAATTTGCGGGACAAAAAAAAGGAAGCCACCTTCTACGCCCTAGCCGTAGCGGCCTTCGAGCTTGCGCTTGAGCATGGCATGGATGGCTTCATTGTTGACGATGTTGTTCAGAAGGCCGGGTATTCCCGGCGGACTTTTGCCAATTACTTCTCCTGCAAGGAAGAAGCAGTGGCCGCCTATTTCATTGGCAATATTGCTGCCAAAGAGAAAGAAGAAGCGAATAACACGCTGGCCGGTCAACCGCCGGATGCTACACCGCTTGATGTCCTGTACAACCTGCTGAAGCTGCAATTCACCTCGGAGTTCCTGCATAAGCTGCGGCAGTTCGTCTCCCTGGCGAATCAATATCCGTCTCTGGAGCCTTACATTCTCAATGTCTTCCGGCATTTGCAGATCACAGCCCAGGAGACACTGGAGCAGTTCACCCGTGGACGGTATGCCGATGGATATACCCACCTGCTGGTAGGTGCCGTCTATGGGGCATTCGTGCCTATCTTGGACGGACGGCTGAATGTCATGCTGCCGGGCGAACAGCTGAGTGAAGGCTCCGATGCCATGCCGTTTGAACAATACCTGAATTCTATGTTTGCTTATTTACGTAACGGCTTCTAA
- a CDS encoding DUF1877 family protein, producing the protein MGSRTLYKEEWQMGMLGQYVMVDEDTLERMMKMDGSELMDTLEKLIEGGSEYFDIDKLWEELHLALTGVSASEPIEGDPLSEAVVGVHVFELEEEDGFFACTEHDELEDIIAAMQQVDLEKLEPGGVTEQLSEAVKSEFSGLLDFYGKALAAGKHVIFSVV; encoded by the coding sequence GTGGGCAGCCGTACCTTATATAAGGAGGAATGGCAAATGGGGATGCTGGGCCAATATGTCATGGTGGATGAGGATACGCTGGAGCGCATGATGAAGATGGACGGTTCAGAGCTGATGGATACGCTGGAGAAGCTCATTGAAGGCGGAAGTGAATACTTCGACATCGACAAGCTGTGGGAGGAGCTGCATCTCGCATTAACCGGAGTCTCCGCCAGTGAACCTATAGAAGGCGACCCGTTAAGTGAAGCTGTTGTCGGCGTCCATGTGTTTGAGCTGGAAGAGGAGGACGGGTTCTTCGCCTGCACGGAGCATGATGAGCTGGAAGATATTATTGCGGCAATGCAGCAGGTAGACTTGGAGAAGCTGGAGCCGGGCGGTGTGACAGAGCAGCTTAGCGAGGCAGTGAAGAGTGAATTTTCAGGCCTGCTGGACTTTTACGGGAAGGCGCTGGCGGCCGGGAAGCATGTGATTTTCAGTGTGGTTTGA
- a CDS encoding MMPL family transporter — protein sequence MSTFLYRLGKSAYAKPWAFIAVWIIVLGVVGTLIGVNGIQSSSEMKIEGTESQKVLDKLTKELPAAAGGQASIAFTAPDGERLDTPERSALLLKAINDVYNMEYVINPVELAAQAAAAASQAAADPSAATGQAAADPSAAAGQAAADPSAAAGQSAADPSAAAGQAAADPSAAGQTAADPSAAAGQAAAAQAMPFGPLIAEGAPVPGVMLSADGSIALFQFQFTVQQTSLPSEVPDKIIDTVTEVEQSGSGITAIPSDSLKSMPAIGSTEAIGVAVAAVVLFLTLGSVVAAGLPLLTALLGVGISVGGAFALGSLIQMNDITPVLAVMIGLAVGIDYSLFIVNRQRRLILDEKLSAAEAASRALGTAGSAVFFAGLTVIIALCGMLVIGIGFLSTMALVAAASVLINVLLALSLLPALLGLVGERIVTAKARTKNTTAAAKAQHSFSHRWANATVKYRWAIIVLVVLVLGTAAIPVTKMELGIPSGASANLDTPARQSYDVISKGFGEGFNGPLLLVAETKNPSEKISMPILGKLVQELQMHDNVTLVSPLGVSPTGDLAIISLIPKTGPTDTATRDLVQELRDPASSLTTGNNINLGVTGFTAINIDMSSKLSDAFPVYIGIIVILSLIILLLVFRSIIVPIKATVGFVLSILATFGVTTAVYQWGWLHSLFGFDTGGPLLSFMPILVTGILYGLAMDYQVFLVSSMREAYVHGRHGKDSVVHGYDLASRVVLAAGVIMVSVFAGFIFAPDAMIKQIGFALAFGILIDAFIVRMTLVPAVMAVFGDKAWWLPKWLDRLLPNLDVEGDKLIAKLNAESGQKH from the coding sequence ATGTCTACCTTTCTATACCGCTTAGGGAAATCGGCTTATGCCAAGCCTTGGGCCTTCATTGCAGTCTGGATCATTGTACTCGGAGTTGTAGGCACCCTGATTGGAGTCAATGGCATTCAATCCAGCTCTGAGATGAAAATTGAAGGCACAGAGTCGCAAAAAGTGCTGGATAAGCTGACAAAAGAGCTGCCCGCTGCAGCCGGAGGCCAGGCTAGTATCGCCTTCACTGCACCGGACGGCGAACGTCTGGATACGCCTGAGCGGTCCGCACTATTGCTGAAGGCCATTAATGATGTATACAACATGGAATATGTCATAAACCCTGTAGAGCTCGCAGCACAAGCAGCGGCCGCCGCTAGTCAAGCCGCTGCTGATCCTTCCGCCGCTACGGGCCAAGCCGCTGCCGATCCTTCCGCCGCCGCTGGTCAAGCTGCCGCCGATCCTTCCGCTGCTGCCGGCCAATCCGCCGCTGATCCTTCCGCCGCCGCTGGTCAAGCCGCTGCCGATCCTTCTGCCGCTGGTCAAACCGCTGCTGATCCTTCCGCCGCCGCTGGTCAAGCTGCTGCTGCGCAGGCGATGCCGTTCGGTCCGCTGATTGCCGAAGGCGCTCCGGTTCCCGGCGTGATGCTGTCGGCTGACGGCAGTATTGCCCTATTCCAGTTCCAGTTCACGGTTCAGCAGACCTCTCTGCCATCGGAGGTGCCGGATAAGATCATCGATACCGTAACCGAGGTGGAACAGTCCGGTTCAGGCATTACCGCGATTCCAAGCGACTCGCTCAAAAGCATGCCAGCCATCGGCTCCACGGAAGCTATCGGCGTAGCCGTTGCTGCCGTCGTCTTGTTCCTGACGCTGGGCTCGGTTGTCGCTGCAGGCTTGCCGCTGTTGACCGCGCTTCTCGGAGTCGGCATCAGCGTCGGAGGTGCCTTTGCCCTCGGCAGCCTGATCCAGATGAACGATATTACACCGGTTCTTGCCGTGATGATCGGTCTCGCGGTAGGGATCGACTACTCGCTGTTCATTGTGAACCGGCAGCGCCGTCTGATCCTGGATGAGAAATTAAGCGCAGCCGAAGCAGCCAGCCGGGCACTGGGCACCGCAGGCAGTGCCGTATTCTTCGCCGGTCTGACCGTTATTATCGCCTTGTGCGGCATGCTCGTCATTGGCATCGGCTTCTTATCGACAATGGCACTTGTGGCTGCGGCCAGTGTTCTGATTAACGTCCTGCTGGCCTTGTCCCTGCTGCCTGCGCTGCTCGGACTGGTCGGTGAACGGATCGTAACCGCCAAAGCCCGGACGAAGAACACCACTGCCGCCGCCAAAGCGCAGCACAGCTTCTCGCACCGCTGGGCAAATGCCACGGTGAAATACCGTTGGGCCATCATTGTGCTGGTGGTGCTGGTGCTTGGCACAGCTGCCATTCCAGTGACCAAGATGGAGCTGGGTATTCCATCCGGCGCCTCGGCGAACCTGGATACTCCGGCCCGCCAGAGCTATGATGTCATCTCCAAAGGGTTCGGCGAAGGCTTCAACGGCCCGCTGCTGCTGGTCGCTGAGACGAAGAATCCGTCTGAGAAGATCTCCATGCCAATTCTGGGCAAGCTGGTTCAGGAGCTGCAAATGCACGATAATGTGACCCTGGTCTCTCCGCTCGGTGTCAGTCCCACCGGCGATCTCGCCATCATAAGCCTGATTCCGAAGACAGGGCCCACAGATACCGCAACCAGAGACCTTGTACAGGAGCTGCGCGATCCGGCGTCCAGCCTGACCACCGGCAACAATATTAATCTTGGCGTGACCGGCTTCACCGCCATCAATATTGATATGTCCTCGAAGCTGTCCGATGCCTTCCCTGTATACATCGGGATCATCGTGATCCTGTCGCTGATCATTCTGCTCCTGGTGTTCCGGTCCATTATCGTGCCAATCAAAGCGACCGTCGGCTTCGTGCTAAGTATTCTTGCCACCTTCGGCGTGACCACCGCCGTCTATCAGTGGGGCTGGCTGCATTCGCTGTTCGGCTTCGATACCGGCGGACCGCTGCTCAGCTTCATGCCAATCCTGGTTACTGGTATTCTGTACGGACTTGCCATGGATTACCAGGTCTTCCTGGTCAGCTCCATGCGTGAAGCTTATGTCCACGGCCGCCATGGCAAGGACAGTGTCGTTCACGGCTACGATCTGGCCAGCCGCGTTGTACTCGCTGCAGGCGTGATCATGGTGTCCGTCTTCGCCGGCTTCATCTTCGCCCCGGATGCGATGATTAAGCAGATCGGCTTCGCACTGGCCTTCGGCATCTTGATCGATGCCTTCATTGTCCGGATGACGCTGGTTCCGGCCGTCATGGCCGTCTTCGGCGACAAAGCCTGGTGGCTGCCGAAATGGTTGGACCGCCTGCTGCCGAATCTCGATGTCGAAGGCGATAAGCTGATCGCCAAGCTGAATGCCGAGAGCGGACAGAAGCACTAA
- a CDS encoding flotillin family protein encodes MLILYVTGAIVVVILLALTSIVTAYKKVPPNQAMIVYGLGGKRVVQGGGTFVIPGFQNNKTISMMLMSFDVIPAQAMFSRQGIKLNLEAVAQIKIKSDPTAILTASEQFIDRPEEDRETIILHSVEGHLRGLIGQLTVESILKTPDEINSKMRETCSEDLDKMGLEVVSFTIKKITDDKGYIDNMGVPEIERIRRDASIAKAEAERDIQIKQAEAEKESSIAKANAHQATIEAGTAARAKESLFEKELNIKQADFKLETEVKKAQADLAYELQQNKIKQSLVTEQVKITQMEAEANRTVREIEVELRQRELEATVIKPAQAENQATVMRAEAAKQRQILEAEAEAATTTKRGLATAEAELAKGKANAEIVQLAGAAEAGALQKKAEAYKQFTQAALTVEFLKILPELAEKIASPLAKVDKITVISQDGASSGVNKITGDIAKIMAQVPELTKTLTGMNVTEALSGLLGREQGQEQE; translated from the coding sequence ATGTTAATTTTATATGTAACCGGAGCTATTGTTGTTGTAATTCTGCTGGCGTTAACCAGTATTGTGACCGCGTATAAAAAGGTTCCGCCCAATCAGGCCATGATCGTATACGGTCTCGGCGGCAAAAGAGTGGTCCAGGGCGGCGGGACATTCGTTATCCCCGGCTTCCAGAACAATAAAACCATCTCCATGATGCTGATGAGCTTCGATGTGATCCCGGCGCAGGCCATGTTTTCCCGCCAGGGCATCAAGCTGAACCTGGAGGCGGTCGCCCAGATTAAGATTAAAAGCGATCCAACCGCTATTCTCACAGCCAGCGAGCAGTTCATTGACCGGCCGGAAGAAGACCGAGAGACAATTATTCTGCATTCGGTGGAGGGTCATCTGCGCGGCCTGATCGGCCAGCTCACCGTAGAATCTATCCTGAAGACCCCTGACGAGATCAACAGCAAGATGCGGGAGACCTGCTCGGAGGACCTCGACAAGATGGGGCTGGAGGTGGTCAGCTTCACCATCAAGAAGATTACCGACGACAAAGGGTACATCGACAATATGGGGGTGCCCGAGATTGAGCGTATCCGCCGCGATGCCAGTATTGCCAAGGCTGAGGCCGAACGCGACATTCAGATCAAGCAAGCCGAAGCGGAGAAGGAATCCTCCATTGCCAAAGCCAATGCCCATCAGGCGACCATAGAAGCGGGAACCGCCGCCCGTGCGAAGGAATCCCTGTTCGAAAAGGAGTTGAATATTAAGCAGGCTGATTTCAAGCTGGAGACCGAGGTGAAGAAGGCGCAGGCGGATCTGGCGTACGAATTGCAGCAGAATAAGATCAAGCAGTCACTGGTTACGGAACAGGTCAAGATCACACAGATGGAGGCCGAAGCCAACCGCACAGTCCGGGAGATCGAGGTTGAGCTGAGACAGCGGGAGCTGGAGGCAACGGTGATCAAGCCTGCCCAGGCGGAGAATCAGGCTACGGTTATGCGGGCGGAAGCTGCCAAGCAGCGGCAGATTCTGGAGGCGGAAGCCGAAGCCGCTACGACGACTAAGCGCGGGCTGGCAACAGCCGAGGCGGAGCTGGCAAAAGGCAAGGCGAATGCGGAGATCGTCCAGCTGGCCGGAGCGGCGGAAGCGGGAGCGCTGCAGAAGAAGGCCGAAGCATACAAACAGTTCACTCAAGCCGCCCTGACCGTGGAATTCCTGAAAATCCTGCCCGAGCTGGCTGAGAAAATCGCCTCCCCGCTGGCCAAGGTAGACAAGATCACCGTCATCTCCCAGGACGGGGCTTCCTCAGGCGTGAACAAAATCACCGGCGATATCGCCAAAATCATGGCCCAGGTGCCTGAGCTGACCAAGACGCTGACCGGCATGAACGTAACGGAGGCGCTCAGCGGACTGCTTGGCCGGGAACAGGGGCAGGAACAGGAGTAG
- a CDS encoding GNAT family N-acetyltransferase has protein sequence MNIVELDLAQNQQEISRLLEEHSRGIDSSIPPYQREVISLAAYENGVFVGGITGDIVWNILNVHLLAVDPTYRGNGLGKALLEEMEHRSSLRGCKVSELTTMSWQAPHFYQKQGYEIFGEIKDCPHEGQSKYYLQKNLKPGSPS, from the coding sequence GTGAACATCGTAGAACTGGACCTTGCTCAGAACCAGCAGGAAATCTCCAGACTTCTGGAGGAACACAGCCGCGGCATAGACAGCAGCATTCCACCTTATCAGCGTGAGGTAATCTCCCTGGCGGCCTACGAGAACGGCGTCTTCGTTGGCGGCATTACCGGAGATATCGTCTGGAATATCCTGAACGTGCACTTACTGGCCGTTGACCCCACGTACAGAGGCAATGGACTCGGCAAGGCCCTGCTGGAAGAGATGGAACATAGGTCCTCACTTCGCGGTTGTAAGGTTAGCGAATTAACCACAATGAGCTGGCAGGCGCCGCATTTTTATCAGAAGCAGGGGTATGAGATCTTCGGTGAAATCAAGGATTGTCCGCATGAAGGGCAGAGCAAATATTATCTCCAGAAAAACCTGAAGCCCGGTTCCCCCTCCTAA